In Archocentrus centrarchus isolate MPI-CPG fArcCen1 chromosome 16, fArcCen1, whole genome shotgun sequence, a single window of DNA contains:
- the LOC115794063 gene encoding carcinoembryonic antigen-related cell adhesion molecule 8-like: protein MAVLPLIFIIYVAFTGFMEGNGVPSPAETATAGHTTVDIHEKVSNIKITISSTDLVEFNSSVTLSCSSSGSPTSFVWLNRSSEVTASERVQLTDGGSNLTIINVTRFDQGPLRCRVSNPVSSGTSDPVKLSVYYGPENINLKVQPSQEYYEVGSDIIFRCKADSRPSVRYHWLVNGSLIFTDAIGISLINALTSQSGNYSCQAFNSKTLRYQTSQPSAIIILAAEAPRDLGMTSVP from the exons ATGGCTGtgttaccactgattttcaTCATCTATGTGGCTTTCACAG GTTTTATGGAAGGAAATGGTGTGCCATCACCTGCTGAAACAGCTACGGCAGGACACACCACAGTGGACATACACG AGAAAGTCTCCAATATAAAAATAACCATCAGCAGCACAGACTTGGTTGAGTTCAACAGTTCTGTCACTCtgtcctgctcctcctctggaTCCCCCACCTCTTTCGTCTGGTTAAATCGCAGCTCTGAGGTTACAGCAAGTGAAAGAGTTCAGCTCACTGATGGAGGCTCCAATTTAACTATAATCAATGTGACCCGCTTTGACCAGGGGCCACTCAGATGTCGTGTGTCCAATCCTGTCAGTAGTGGCACCAGTGATCCAGTAAAGCTCTCTGTGTACT ATGGTcctgaaaatataaatttgaaagtACAGCCATCACAAGAATACTATGAAGTGGGGTCAGACATCATCTTCCGTTGTAAAGCTGATTCCAGGCCTTCTGTAAGGTATCACTGGCTTGTGAATGGATCCCTGATTTTTACGGATGCAATAGGTATCAGTCTGATTAATGCTCTTACGAGTCAGAGTGGAAACTACAGCTGTCAGGCCTTTAACAGCAAAACTCTGAGATATCAAACATCTCAGCCCTCAGCCATCATTATATTGG